A single window of Archangium gephyra DNA harbors:
- a CDS encoding protoporphyrinogen/coproporphyrinogen oxidase — MDPIVILGAGLAGLSAAHFLQRPWRLIEKSERVGGLIKTEVIEGCAFDPTGHWLHLRDPEIKELVNTRWLPEQLVTIQRKAAIYSRGVFTRFPYQVNTHGLPAEVVAENLIGYVEAVYGEKGRELREREPRDFAEFILRYMGEGFAKNFMFPYNKKLWTVDPSELSAAWVGRFVPRPTLKEVVDGALGVGSDALGYNASFVYPREGGIESLARGMLAHLKGGELSVNTEPTAIDWKARQVTLSDGRTLGYSELLSTISLPGLVRLVAKGASGVPDEVLAAAGRLRATTVTYVCVAARGKNPQPWHWIYLPEPEFKTYRIGSPSAVYAPLAPPDTSTFYVEYSHHGELSMAQAESYAVEDLVRSRMVNAADDILFARAREIPHAYVLYDTAYGPAKTEILRFLEHAGILTAGRYGQWEYSSMEDAILGGRACARRLNG, encoded by the coding sequence ATGGATCCCATCGTCATCCTCGGCGCGGGCCTCGCGGGGCTGTCCGCCGCTCATTTCCTGCAGCGCCCCTGGCGCCTCATCGAGAAGTCCGAGCGGGTGGGTGGCCTCATCAAGACCGAGGTCATCGAGGGGTGCGCCTTCGATCCCACCGGCCACTGGTTGCACCTGAGAGACCCGGAGATCAAGGAACTGGTGAACACCCGCTGGCTGCCGGAGCAGCTGGTCACCATCCAGCGCAAGGCGGCCATCTACTCGCGGGGCGTCTTCACGCGCTTTCCGTACCAGGTGAACACCCACGGTCTGCCCGCCGAGGTGGTGGCGGAGAACCTCATCGGCTACGTGGAGGCCGTCTACGGGGAGAAGGGCCGGGAGCTGCGCGAGCGCGAGCCGCGCGACTTCGCCGAGTTCATCCTGCGCTACATGGGGGAGGGGTTCGCGAAGAACTTCATGTTCCCCTACAACAAGAAGCTGTGGACGGTGGACCCGTCCGAGCTGTCCGCCGCCTGGGTGGGCCGTTTCGTGCCGCGTCCCACCTTGAAGGAGGTGGTGGACGGGGCCCTGGGCGTGGGGAGCGATGCGCTGGGCTACAACGCCTCCTTCGTCTATCCGCGCGAGGGCGGCATCGAGAGCCTCGCCCGGGGCATGCTCGCCCACCTGAAGGGCGGGGAGCTGAGCGTCAACACCGAGCCCACCGCCATCGACTGGAAGGCCCGGCAGGTGACGCTGTCGGACGGGCGCACGCTCGGCTACTCGGAGCTGCTCTCCACCATCTCGCTGCCGGGGCTGGTGCGGCTGGTGGCCAAGGGGGCCTCGGGTGTACCCGACGAGGTGCTCGCCGCCGCCGGACGCCTGCGCGCCACCACGGTGACGTACGTGTGCGTGGCCGCCCGCGGGAAGAATCCGCAGCCGTGGCATTGGATCTACCTGCCCGAGCCCGAGTTCAAGACGTACCGCATCGGCTCGCCCTCGGCGGTGTACGCGCCGCTGGCGCCTCCGGACACCTCCACCTTCTATGTGGAGTACAGCCACCACGGCGAGCTCTCCATGGCCCAGGCCGAGTCCTATGCGGTGGAGGACCTGGTGCGCTCGCGGATGGTGAACGCGGCGGACGACATCCTCTTCGCCCGGGCGCGTGAGATTCCCCATGCGTACGTCCTCTATGACACCGCCTATGGGCCGGCGAAGACGGAGATCCTCCGCTTCCTGGAGCACGCGGGCATCCTCACCGCGGGGCGGTACGGGCAGTGGGAGTACTCGTCCATGGAGGACGCCATCCTGGGTGGGCGGGCCTGCGCGCGCCGGTTGAACGGCTGA
- a CDS encoding glycosyltransferase family 2 protein, whose amino-acid sequence MAPYLSIVIPVYNEASIVASAAAELSQGLDARGWDYEIIFAENGSRDATPQILEDMCAKNPRLRWFHSERPNYGVALKAGIEKARGTYVFCDEIDLCDLSFYDTALPVLEKGGADMVVGSKAAKGASDQRPLVRRVATRVHNKLLRVALGFQGTDTHGLKAFRREALMPVVAKCVVDMDVFASEFVIRAWREGLRVVEIPIQLHEKRQPSIHLFKRVPNVLRNVGKLVYVIRIRGT is encoded by the coding sequence ATGGCCCCGTACCTCTCCATCGTCATCCCGGTCTACAACGAGGCGTCCATCGTCGCCTCCGCCGCGGCGGAGCTCTCCCAGGGCCTGGATGCGCGCGGCTGGGACTACGAGATCATCTTCGCGGAGAACGGCTCGCGCGACGCCACGCCACAAATCCTCGAGGACATGTGCGCGAAGAACCCGCGCCTGCGCTGGTTCCACTCGGAGCGGCCCAACTATGGGGTGGCGCTGAAGGCGGGCATCGAGAAGGCCCGGGGCACCTACGTCTTCTGCGATGAGATCGACCTGTGCGACCTGAGCTTCTACGACACCGCGCTGCCGGTGCTGGAGAAGGGTGGGGCGGACATGGTGGTGGGCTCGAAGGCGGCCAAGGGGGCGAGTGATCAGCGGCCCCTGGTGCGGCGCGTGGCCACGCGGGTGCACAACAAGCTGCTGCGGGTGGCGCTGGGCTTCCAGGGCACGGACACGCACGGGCTGAAGGCCTTCCGGCGCGAGGCGCTGATGCCGGTGGTGGCCAAGTGCGTGGTGGACATGGACGTGTTCGCCAGCGAGTTCGTCATCCGCGCCTGGCGCGAGGGGCTGCGGGTGGTGGAGATCCCCATCCAGCTCCACGAGAAGCGCCAGCCCTCCATCCACCTCTTCAAGCGCGTGCCCAACGTGCTGAGGAACGTGGGCAAGCTGGTCTACGTCATCCGCATCCGCGGGACCTGA
- a CDS encoding polysaccharide deacetylase family protein produces the protein MARRLASISVDLDSLPHYCRIHGLPESLLDTRARGLVYTTAVPRLRQLLAEVGVPGTFFAIGEDVAADAGAGAALRSAHEAGVEVASHSFSHDYALTRRSPESIREDLRRADEVLEAATGVRPVGFRAPGYTLNAALYAATVERGYRYGSSAFPAVPYYTAKAAVMGSLALLGRPSRAVLDSPRVLLAPRTPYRPDPARPYQRGSGAVLELPMAVTPGVRFPFIGTFALTLPLPAIRIAYRSLQGDTFFNLELHAADVLDAQDGIPPELVRQQRDLRVPVAHKLERLRLLFGWLKSDYDVVTLRDAASHLALTV, from the coding sequence GTGGCGCGGCGGCTCGCATCCATCTCCGTCGACCTGGACTCGCTGCCCCACTACTGCCGCATCCACGGGCTGCCCGAGTCGCTGCTGGACACGCGGGCCCGGGGGCTCGTCTACACCACGGCGGTGCCCCGGTTGAGGCAGCTGCTGGCGGAGGTGGGCGTGCCGGGGACGTTCTTCGCCATCGGCGAGGACGTGGCGGCGGACGCGGGGGCGGGGGCGGCCTTGCGCTCGGCGCACGAGGCGGGTGTGGAGGTGGCGAGCCACAGTTTCTCGCACGACTACGCGCTGACGCGGCGCTCGCCCGAGAGCATCCGCGAGGACCTGCGGCGCGCGGACGAGGTGCTCGAGGCGGCCACGGGCGTGCGTCCGGTGGGCTTCCGCGCGCCGGGCTATACGCTCAACGCCGCCCTGTACGCGGCGACGGTGGAGCGCGGCTACCGCTACGGCTCCTCCGCCTTTCCCGCCGTGCCGTACTACACCGCCAAGGCGGCGGTGATGGGCTCGTTGGCCCTGCTGGGACGTCCCTCGCGGGCGGTGCTGGACTCGCCCCGGGTGCTGCTCGCGCCCCGTACGCCGTACCGGCCAGACCCGGCCCGGCCCTACCAGCGGGGCTCGGGGGCCGTGCTGGAGCTGCCCATGGCGGTGACGCCCGGCGTGCGCTTCCCGTTCATCGGCACCTTCGCCCTCACGCTGCCCCTGCCGGCCATCCGGATCGCCTACCGCTCGCTCCAGGGCGACACGTTCTTCAACCTCGAGCTGCACGCGGCGGACGTGCTGGACGCCCAGGACGGCATCCCGCCCGAGCTGGTGCGCCAGCAGAGGGACCTGCGGGTGCCCGTCGCGCACAAGCTGGAGCGGTTGAGGCTCCTCTTCGGCTGGCTGAAGTCCGACTACGACGTGGTGACGCTGCGCGATGCGGCCTCCCACCTCGCGCTCACCGTGTAG
- a CDS encoding tetratricopeptide repeat protein, producing MSENGPRDKGDSGTGAPEVDATVVRSLSSPPAQTLLYADALGEAATQVRSLATPLFPTGPSPAGTPRSGPVSTAPGQTLAGRYTVLNRLGQGGMGEVVAAYDSRLDRRVALKLLRRDWDPGLSQHDLETRMLREAQAMARLSHPNVVAIYDVGTLEGGAIFIAMEMVEGQTLRRWSDQAPRTWRETLDVYLEAGRGLAAAHEAGLVHRDFKPENVLVGKDGRVRVTDFGLARAGSSPPEVSSNTPLPLPPGALDSPLTLQGTLLGTPRYMAPELLRAGPADARSDLFAFCVALYEALYRQHPFSGATQAESTEAQLEGRVKPPPDTTDVPAWVERTLVQGLRADAAQRPASMRKLVAELEVDLDARRRARRRKVALVALVAGMAGLTLWSGLLHREQESGCTGLERRLTGTWDGTVKARMKRAFLGTQLPYAQDTFQRAASLLDGYTGTWVRMRTEACEALQAPSPGKLDVLKVDCLERRRAQLRELTELFARGPDRDNLSKAVQVVQSLPPLSACADAKALTATVPLPEEPSVRTTVEALRAQVDRLATLRMAGRYREALAPGEALLPRVEQVGYGPLVAQTLYEVASLKDMDGDYAGAEALARRAITVAAKSKDLVMVARAWTLLFREVGWRQARYQEAQGLTLAMESVVEVADDDETRADSLNDQAIAFQEMGRYEEARAAYERVLELRREVLGPEHPKVIASLNNLGVALGALGKYEEARAAYEQALNLRRKTLGPDNPLVANSYSNLGTALGQLGKHEEARELYEHALAIRKSALGLEHPDVAISLNNLAVALNDLGRYEESLRLLEDALALREKLLKPGHPDVANTLNNLGSALKGLGRYEEARRRLERALALREKVLGADHPDVASTLNDLGEVLRLMKKPGEARARHQRALAIQEKALEPGHPDLAISLNGLGNVLRDLGKYDEARARYERALALREKALGPGHPLVAESRDTLARVLERTRPGGTSKQGEGTRIAVPLP from the coding sequence ATGAGCGAGAACGGGCCACGGGACAAGGGGGACTCGGGCACCGGCGCACCGGAGGTGGACGCCACGGTGGTGCGCTCCCTGTCCTCTCCACCCGCCCAGACGCTGCTGTACGCGGACGCGCTGGGAGAGGCCGCCACCCAGGTCCGCAGCCTCGCCACGCCGCTGTTCCCCACGGGCCCTTCCCCCGCCGGGACACCGCGGAGCGGACCCGTCTCCACCGCCCCGGGACAGACTCTGGCGGGCCGCTACACGGTGCTCAACCGGCTGGGCCAGGGCGGCATGGGCGAGGTGGTGGCCGCCTATGACTCGCGGCTCGACCGGCGCGTGGCCCTCAAGCTGCTGCGCCGCGATTGGGACCCTGGCCTGTCCCAGCACGACCTGGAGACGCGCATGCTGCGCGAGGCCCAGGCCATGGCGCGCCTCTCGCACCCCAACGTGGTGGCCATCTACGACGTGGGCACCCTGGAGGGCGGCGCCATCTTCATCGCCATGGAGATGGTGGAGGGGCAGACGCTACGGCGCTGGAGTGACCAGGCCCCGCGCACCTGGCGGGAGACGCTGGACGTATACCTGGAGGCGGGGCGCGGGCTGGCGGCCGCGCACGAGGCGGGCCTCGTCCACCGCGACTTCAAGCCCGAGAACGTCCTGGTGGGCAAGGACGGGCGGGTGCGGGTGACGGACTTCGGCCTGGCGCGTGCCGGCTCCTCGCCGCCCGAGGTGTCCTCGAACACGCCCCTGCCCCTGCCGCCGGGCGCCCTGGACAGCCCTCTCACCCTGCAGGGCACGCTGCTGGGCACGCCCCGCTACATGGCCCCCGAGCTGCTGCGGGCCGGCCCGGCCGATGCGCGAAGCGATCTGTTCGCCTTCTGCGTGGCCCTCTACGAGGCGCTGTACCGGCAGCACCCCTTCTCCGGCGCCACCCAGGCCGAGTCCACCGAGGCCCAGCTCGAGGGCCGGGTGAAGCCGCCTCCCGACACCACGGACGTGCCCGCGTGGGTGGAGCGCACGTTGGTGCAGGGCCTGCGGGCGGACGCGGCGCAACGCCCCGCTTCCATGCGGAAGCTGGTCGCGGAGCTGGAGGTGGACCTCGATGCGCGGCGGCGGGCCCGGCGGCGCAAGGTGGCCCTGGTGGCGCTGGTGGCGGGCATGGCGGGCCTGACGCTCTGGAGCGGGCTGCTGCACCGGGAGCAGGAGTCGGGGTGCACGGGCCTGGAGCGCAGGCTCACCGGCACCTGGGACGGGACGGTGAAGGCGCGGATGAAGCGGGCCTTCCTGGGCACCCAGCTGCCGTATGCCCAGGACACCTTCCAACGCGCGGCCTCACTGCTCGACGGCTACACGGGGACGTGGGTGCGGATGCGGACCGAGGCGTGCGAGGCCCTCCAGGCTCCGTCGCCCGGAAAGCTCGACGTGCTGAAGGTGGACTGCCTGGAGCGGCGGCGCGCCCAGCTGCGGGAGCTGACGGAGCTGTTCGCCCGCGGTCCTGACCGGGACAACCTGTCCAAGGCCGTGCAGGTGGTGCAGTCACTGCCGCCGCTGAGCGCCTGCGCGGATGCCAAGGCGCTGACGGCCACCGTGCCCCTCCCGGAGGAGCCCTCGGTGCGCACCACGGTGGAGGCGCTGCGGGCCCAGGTGGATCGGCTGGCCACGCTGCGAATGGCCGGCCGGTACCGCGAGGCGCTGGCGCCCGGCGAGGCGCTGCTGCCGCGGGTGGAGCAGGTGGGCTACGGGCCGCTCGTGGCGCAGACGCTGTACGAGGTCGCCTCGCTCAAGGACATGGACGGGGATTACGCCGGCGCGGAGGCCCTGGCGCGGCGGGCCATCACCGTGGCCGCGAAGAGCAAGGACCTGGTGATGGTGGCCAGGGCCTGGACGTTGCTCTTCCGGGAGGTGGGGTGGAGGCAGGCGCGCTACCAGGAGGCGCAGGGACTGACGCTGGCCATGGAGTCCGTCGTGGAGGTGGCGGATGACGACGAGACACGCGCGGACTCGCTCAATGATCAGGCCATCGCGTTCCAGGAGATGGGCCGCTACGAGGAGGCCCGGGCCGCGTACGAGCGCGTGCTGGAGCTCCGGCGCGAGGTGCTGGGCCCCGAGCATCCGAAGGTGATCGCCTCGCTCAACAACCTGGGCGTCGCGCTCGGGGCGCTGGGCAAGTACGAGGAGGCACGGGCCGCGTACGAGCAGGCGCTCAACCTCCGGCGCAAGACGCTGGGACCGGACAACCCGCTCGTCGCCAACTCCTACAGCAACCTGGGCACGGCACTCGGGCAGCTGGGCAAGCACGAAGAGGCCCGGGAGCTGTACGAACACGCACTGGCCATCCGCAAGAGCGCCCTGGGGCTCGAGCATCCCGATGTGGCCATCTCCCTCAACAACCTGGCCGTCGCGCTCAATGACCTGGGCCGCTACGAGGAGTCGCTGAGGCTGCTCGAGGACGCGCTGGCCCTGCGCGAGAAACTGCTGAAGCCGGGGCATCCCGACGTCGCCAACACCCTCAACAACCTGGGCAGTGCGCTCAAGGGATTGGGCCGGTACGAGGAGGCGCGGCGGCGGCTCGAGCGCGCGCTGGCCCTGCGCGAGAAGGTATTGGGAGCGGACCATCCCGACGTGGCCAGCACGCTCAATGATCTGGGTGAGGTGCTGCGGCTCATGAAGAAGCCCGGCGAGGCGCGGGCACGGCACCAACGCGCGCTGGCCATCCAGGAGAAGGCGCTGGAGCCCGGGCACCCCGACCTCGCCATCTCGCTCAATGGCCTGGGCAACGTGCTGCGGGACCTGGGGAAGTACGACGAGGCCCGGGCGAGGTATGAGCGGGCACTGGCCCTCCGCGAGAAGGCACTGGGGCCCGGACACCCCCTGGTGGCGGAGTCGCGCGACACCCTGGCCCGGGTGCTGGAGCGGACGCGCCCGGGAGGAACCAGCAAACAGGGCGAGGGGACCCGCATCGCGGTGCCCCTCCCCTGA
- a CDS encoding DUF4142 domain-containing protein gives MRMRRWLWSAGLLAGVGLGAGCAHDEAKQARHRGEQVGEAFAHKVRFADQLSLLNQEQITLAHLALQRSDNPEVRRFAQELIRDHQRNQEELETLAESKALSLATVELSTEALSTDELAIGGAGTEGALEGLEKGEKKYNKQYDKQVEKFYEKRDALAGLSGREFDKAFLEQVTDDQDRAKELVEEGLDEYRDDTTLAVFLGRTAPVLSGHLQRAELLKGYLGD, from the coding sequence ATGCGGATGCGGCGATGGCTGTGGAGCGCGGGTCTGCTGGCCGGGGTGGGCCTGGGCGCGGGCTGTGCCCATGACGAGGCGAAGCAGGCGCGCCACCGGGGCGAGCAGGTGGGCGAGGCCTTCGCCCACAAGGTCCGCTTCGCGGATCAGCTCTCCCTGCTCAACCAGGAGCAGATCACCCTGGCCCACCTGGCCCTCCAGCGCTCCGACAACCCCGAGGTGCGGCGCTTCGCCCAGGAGCTGATCCGCGACCACCAGCGCAACCAGGAGGAGTTGGAGACGCTGGCCGAGTCCAAGGCCTTGTCGCTGGCCACCGTGGAGCTGTCCACGGAAGCGCTGTCCACGGACGAGCTGGCCATCGGCGGCGCGGGCACCGAGGGAGCCCTCGAGGGCCTGGAGAAGGGCGAGAAGAAGTACAACAAGCAGTACGACAAGCAGGTGGAGAAGTTCTACGAGAAGCGCGACGCGCTGGCGGGCCTGAGCGGACGCGAGTTCGACAAGGCCTTCCTCGAGCAGGTGACGGACGACCAGGACCGGGCCAAGGAGCTCGTCGAGGAGGGTCTGGACGAGTACCGCGACGACACGACACTGGCCGTGTTCCTCGGGAGGACGGCCCCCGTGCTCAGCGGCCATCTGCAGCGGGCCGAGCTGCTCAAGGGCTACCTCGGGGACTGA
- a CDS encoding lysophospholipid acyltransferase family protein, which yields MLEQLSDKVKQELREWTERMVGPERKERLQALARTGNEYGVDPFGFNLDYSLSALAPFFWLYRHYHRVETFGIEKVPEGRVLLISNHSGQLPMDGAMIGVSLLLEADPPRAIRSMVEKWVPSLPYVSTFMARVGQIVGTPENCRRLLEADEAILVFPEGVRGLGKLWPQRYQLQDFGLGFMRLALETDTPIVPIAVVGAEEQSPALVDIKPLAKLLGFPSFPLTVTGMPLPLPTKYRIYFGDPLRFTGRADDEDSELDKKVRTVKTAIQGMLNQGLKERQGVFW from the coding sequence ATGCTCGAGCAGCTCTCCGACAAGGTGAAGCAGGAGCTCCGGGAATGGACGGAGCGCATGGTGGGGCCGGAGCGCAAGGAGCGCCTGCAGGCGCTCGCCCGCACCGGTAACGAGTACGGGGTGGATCCGTTCGGCTTCAACCTCGACTACAGCCTGTCGGCGCTCGCCCCCTTCTTCTGGCTCTACCGCCACTACCACCGGGTGGAGACCTTCGGCATCGAGAAGGTGCCCGAGGGCCGCGTCCTCCTCATCTCCAACCACTCGGGCCAGCTGCCCATGGACGGGGCGATGATCGGCGTGTCCCTGCTGCTGGAGGCGGATCCGCCCCGCGCCATCCGCAGCATGGTGGAGAAGTGGGTGCCCTCGCTGCCCTACGTCTCCACCTTCATGGCCCGGGTGGGGCAGATCGTCGGCACCCCGGAGAACTGCCGCCGCCTGCTGGAGGCCGACGAGGCCATCCTCGTCTTCCCCGAGGGCGTGCGCGGTCTGGGCAAGCTGTGGCCCCAGCGCTACCAGCTGCAGGACTTCGGTCTGGGCTTCATGCGCCTGGCCCTGGAGACGGACACCCCCATCGTCCCCATCGCCGTGGTGGGCGCCGAGGAGCAGTCCCCCGCGCTGGTGGACATCAAGCCCCTGGCGAAGCTGCTCGGCTTCCCCTCCTTCCCGCTCACCGTCACGGGCATGCCCCTGCCCCTGCCCACCAAGTACCGCATCTACTTCGGAGATCCGCTGCGCTTCACCGGCCGCGCCGACGACGAGGACAGCGAGCTGGACAAGAAGGTCCGCACCGTGAAGACCGCCATCCAGGGCATGCTCAACCAGGGACTCAAGGAGCGCCAGGGCGTCTTCTGGTGA
- a CDS encoding SDR family oxidoreductase: protein MNQDPSKRPAVVITGISGNLGRALAKVLHKHERIIGIDRRPFVGRPKDIEMHQLDLRKKKAEDVFRKNDIRAVIHMGIMHDPRMSEEEHHSFNVVGTTRLLEYCARYKVPKVVVLSSANVYGPSPDNSNFLTEDAPLMAASRFSGVRDLIEVDMLAHSFFWKHPHIQTVILRPVHIVGPTIKNAPSNYLRLRRPWVLAGFDPMVQLIHVDDVARAMVEAALRPEPKGVYNVVGPGEVPLSAIHRELGHSAVPVPHPVARPLLGLLFKYRLANFPPPELDHIQFLCNVDGSRWRQDVDWTPRFSMRDTIRSVVGD from the coding sequence ATGAATCAGGATCCTTCCAAGAGACCGGCCGTCGTCATCACCGGCATCAGCGGCAACCTGGGCCGTGCCCTCGCCAAGGTGCTGCACAAGCACGAGCGCATCATCGGTATCGATCGGCGTCCCTTCGTGGGCCGGCCGAAGGACATCGAGATGCACCAGTTGGATCTGCGCAAGAAGAAGGCGGAGGACGTCTTCCGCAAGAACGACATCCGCGCCGTCATCCACATGGGCATCATGCATGACCCGCGCATGAGCGAGGAGGAGCACCACTCCTTCAACGTGGTGGGCACCACGCGCCTGCTCGAGTACTGCGCCCGCTACAAGGTGCCCAAGGTGGTGGTCCTCTCCTCCGCCAACGTCTACGGCCCCAGCCCGGACAACTCCAACTTCCTCACCGAGGACGCGCCGCTCATGGCGGCCAGCCGCTTCTCGGGCGTGCGCGATCTCATCGAAGTGGACATGCTGGCGCACAGCTTCTTCTGGAAGCACCCCCACATCCAGACGGTCATCCTCCGGCCCGTCCACATCGTGGGGCCCACCATCAAGAACGCGCCCAGCAACTACCTGCGCCTGCGCCGCCCGTGGGTGCTGGCGGGGTTCGACCCCATGGTGCAGCTCATCCACGTGGACGACGTGGCGCGCGCCATGGTGGAGGCCGCCCTGCGCCCCGAGCCCAAGGGCGTCTACAACGTGGTGGGCCCCGGCGAGGTGCCCCTGTCCGCCATCCACCGCGAGCTGGGCCACAGCGCCGTCCCCGTGCCCCACCCCGTGGCCCGGCCCCTGCTGGGCCTCCTCTTCAAGTACCGGCTCGCCAACTTCCCCCCGCCCGAGCTCGACCACATCCAGTTCCTCTGCAACGTGGACGGCTCGCGCTGGCGCCAGGACGTGGACTGGACGCCGCGCTTCTCCATGCGCGACACCATCCGCTCCGTCGTCGGCGACTAA